One stretch of Ornithinimicrobium ciconiae DNA includes these proteins:
- a CDS encoding DUF501 domain-containing protein, with protein sequence MPQSVPDPVSTPGQPHQAPTEEDLATIHRQLGRLPRGVVAIAHRCPCGCPDVVRTEPRLPDGTPFPTSFYATCPRLTGAISTLESDGMMREMTERLATDPDLAAAYAAAHQDYLSRRAELGSVPEIEGISAGGMPTRVKCLHVLVAHSLAVGPGINPLGDEALAALPQWWHDGCCDPDEPEPVAETPDQAAPRGGDA encoded by the coding sequence ATGCCCCAGAGCGTCCCTGACCCCGTGAGCACCCCGGGCCAGCCCCACCAGGCGCCGACGGAGGAGGACCTGGCCACCATCCACCGCCAGCTCGGCCGGCTGCCGCGGGGCGTGGTCGCGATCGCGCACCGCTGCCCCTGTGGATGCCCCGACGTGGTCCGCACCGAGCCCCGGCTGCCCGACGGCACCCCGTTCCCGACCTCGTTCTACGCGACCTGCCCGCGCCTGACCGGCGCGATCTCCACTCTGGAGAGCGACGGGATGATGCGCGAGATGACCGAGCGTCTTGCCACCGACCCCGACCTGGCTGCGGCGTATGCCGCAGCGCACCAGGACTATCTGTCCCGCCGGGCCGAGCTGGGCTCGGTCCCGGAGATCGAGGGGATCTCCGCCGGAGGCATGCCGACCCGGGTCAAGTGCCTGCACGTGCTGGTCGCGCACTCCCTGGCCGTCGGTCCGGGCATCAACCCCCTCGGTGATGAGGCGCTCGCGGCGCTGCCGCAGTGGTGGCACGACGGGTGCTGCGACCCCGACGAGCCGGAGCCCGTGGCAGAGACACCTGACCAGGCCGCGCCGCGGGGAGGGGACGCATGA